Proteins co-encoded in one Desulfitobacterium hafniense DCB-2 genomic window:
- a CDS encoding haloacid dehalogenase, producing the protein MLSLAESRFLIAFEDNFSQYKKQRIALYGIGEKTKLLLEHISGYDIVGLMDKDAVGNIVYGYNVLSYDDAIKDVELIIIVANISVSSIIYQRIAFLCQHGIEILYINGKRPEPNPATMDNDYWDRTLEKLKSAIDKHDVISFDLFDTLIMRRILMPANIFDLIERELAERFNIHINFKICRIEAEKYCFANIDRHFTMEQIYNRLQETLCLTDEVIDQIKSMEYEFELKYCTPRHALTECFNYAVNKKKKICITTDMYWNSAAIKKLLKMHQIAGYENLFISCELKMSKTSGTLWEYVKEIYSGKSILHIGDNRQSDIDMPRKYNISTFEVKSAYDLMSMSVLNSVLVKAQSINDCVMLGQFAGRFLNSPFAINKGKGRFAIDNAFDLGYVSFGPLVLGFILWLIRMAKKNGIDKLLFFARDGYILEKIYRKLVDHYNLEAPQGIYFLISRRAASVAALKTKKDVEFIVKTLCKTKKIKIRQLLLHAFGVYAEAEDLIAEKYYYELSEDDLIDYILYKYQSKILINAHNERTNYLNYLSNLNISKIEKIGVVNFVGRGVTQHFLRKLLIDNELTGYYFAIEYDALSILGSAQQSYSYYPEMASPHIGETNLAAKYLFGEVVFSSPDEQLIKFDKNNAPIFDAGIIERNFSMIQECHRGIEQYIDDMVEIDKNLLERTFDIKMVDEFYGMFSNANYICSNEVKRMFVFSDYYNPGVQNLF; encoded by the coding sequence ATGCTAAGCTTAGCAGAGAGCCGGTTTTTAATTGCTTTCGAAGATAATTTTTCCCAATACAAGAAACAACGAATCGCTCTCTATGGTATAGGTGAAAAAACAAAACTGCTATTAGAACATATTAGTGGCTATGATATTGTAGGTTTGATGGATAAAGATGCCGTTGGCAATATCGTCTACGGCTATAATGTTTTATCATACGATGATGCTATAAAGGACGTTGAATTGATCATTATCGTTGCCAATATCTCTGTCAGCAGCATAATTTATCAAAGGATTGCTTTCCTTTGCCAGCATGGAATAGAGATTCTTTATATAAATGGTAAGCGGCCGGAGCCTAATCCTGCCACAATGGATAATGATTATTGGGATAGAACACTCGAAAAGCTTAAATCAGCGATAGACAAACATGATGTGATATCGTTTGATTTATTTGATACTTTGATAATGCGAAGAATCTTAATGCCGGCAAATATTTTTGATTTAATAGAACGTGAATTGGCTGAACGATTTAATATACATATCAACTTTAAGATTTGTAGGATAGAAGCGGAAAAATACTGCTTCGCCAATATAGATCGACATTTTACCATGGAGCAGATATACAACAGGCTTCAAGAAACGTTGTGCCTTACAGACGAGGTAATCGATCAGATCAAATCTATGGAATATGAATTTGAGTTAAAATATTGTACGCCAAGACATGCCTTAACCGAATGTTTTAATTATGCAGTAAATAAGAAAAAGAAGATTTGTATTACAACGGACATGTATTGGAATAGCGCCGCAATTAAGAAGCTGCTTAAAATGCATCAAATAGCAGGCTATGAAAATCTGTTTATCTCTTGTGAATTAAAAATGTCTAAGACTTCGGGCACCCTATGGGAATATGTAAAAGAAATATATAGTGGAAAAAGCATCTTGCATATAGGAGATAACCGGCAGTCCGATATTGATATGCCACGGAAATATAATATCAGTACATTCGAAGTGAAGAGTGCCTATGATCTAATGTCAATGTCAGTATTAAACTCTGTACTCGTTAAAGCACAGAGCATCAATGACTGTGTAATGCTAGGTCAGTTTGCCGGTCGTTTTTTAAATAGCCCCTTTGCCATTAATAAAGGTAAAGGCAGATTCGCAATCGATAACGCATTCGACTTAGGCTATGTATCTTTTGGGCCCCTGGTTTTGGGTTTTATTTTATGGCTGATCAGAATGGCTAAGAAAAACGGCATTGATAAATTGTTGTTTTTTGCGCGCGATGGTTATATTCTTGAAAAGATTTACCGCAAATTGGTGGATCATTATAACTTGGAAGCGCCTCAGGGAATCTATTTTTTAATATCAAGAAGAGCTGCAAGCGTAGCAGCGCTCAAAACCAAAAAAGATGTAGAGTTCATTGTAAAAACCCTTTGTAAGACTAAAAAGATAAAAATTAGACAACTTTTACTCCATGCTTTCGGCGTATATGCTGAAGCGGAGGATTTGATTGCTGAGAAATATTATTATGAGCTGTCTGAAGATGATCTTATTGATTATATTCTATATAAGTATCAAAGTAAGATACTTATTAATGCTCACAACGAACGAACTAATTATTTAAATTACCTAAGCAATTTAAATATTAGCAAGATTGAAAAGATCGGTGTAGTTAATTTTGTTGGTCGCGGAGTTACACAGCACTTTTTAAGAAAACTATTAATTGACAATGAATTGACTGGATATTATTTTGCAATAGAATATGATGCTTTAAGTATTTTAGGATCAGCCCAGCAGAGTTATTCGTATTACCCCGAAATGGCGTCACCTCATATTGGGGAAACAAATTTAGCCGCAAAATATTTATTTGGGGAAGTTGTTTTTTCGTCTCCGGATGAGCAGCTTATTAAATTTGATAAAAATAATGCCCCGATTTTTGATGCCGGTATTATTGAAAGAAACTTTTCAATGATTCAGGAATGTCATCGAGGTATTGAGCAATATATTGATGATATGGTGGAAATAGATAAAAATTTGCTGGAAAGAACCTTCGATATTAAAATGGTTGATGAGTTTTATGGAATGTTTTCCAATGCCAATTACATTTGTTCGAATGAAGTGAAAAGGATGTTTGTTTTTTCTGATTATTACAATCCGGGTGTTCAAAATCTATTTTAA
- a CDS encoding nucleoside-diphosphate sugar epimerase/dehydratase, with protein sequence MLDQFNKLMGKYLNILEDENYLSESVILVKELLKDKKIIIYGAGSLGATLYRVLKAHEINIGYFIDRGAEKITGVCGVNVYGLDKLSSLPANHVIIIAINSKSIINSAVIGIKQLNSNANIIKYGHEIAHILRYSKCLAKNKDKESFDIVDCLSCGAEERGCNIFHDYLRRISPACPVIPNASQAYSKSYLKLGYILGQYCTLKCKACCELVPYQENPHFVEKATVLNDIKKVVESCEFVALLEFIGGEPLLYPELEELLQEVLKIPNVGCIRLFTNGTVVPNEKICALLKHPRITLQVSNYTDTVSERLRTRIRSTMEQLKSHEIDYMYISSTNWVDFTPFDKRDAAIEELEKGFANCFISICSRLHNGILYKCPHQYAGVTAGKLSLGEEEHIKIHDFNAGELASKLDQFSSLSYINACRMCKINAGTANEIPAGEQI encoded by the coding sequence ATGCTGGATCAATTCAACAAGTTAATGGGAAAATATCTAAATATTTTAGAAGATGAGAACTATCTATCTGAATCAGTCATATTAGTAAAAGAGCTGTTGAAAGATAAAAAAATTATAATATATGGCGCGGGTTCTTTAGGGGCTACTTTATATAGAGTATTAAAAGCACATGAAATAAATATAGGGTATTTTATTGATAGAGGTGCAGAGAAAATAACCGGTGTTTGTGGCGTTAATGTATATGGTCTGGACAAGCTGTCATCATTGCCGGCTAATCATGTTATTATTATTGCTATTAATTCTAAAAGCATAATAAATAGTGCAGTTATAGGTATTAAGCAATTAAATAGTAATGCTAATATTATAAAATACGGTCATGAAATAGCGCATATTTTACGATATAGTAAATGCTTAGCGAAGAATAAAGATAAAGAAAGCTTCGATATAGTAGATTGTTTAAGTTGTGGCGCCGAAGAACGGGGGTGTAATATATTTCATGATTACCTGCGCAGGATTTCCCCGGCTTGTCCTGTAATTCCCAATGCGAGCCAGGCTTATAGCAAAAGTTATCTAAAATTAGGTTATATCTTAGGTCAGTATTGTACGTTGAAGTGTAAAGCCTGCTGCGAACTTGTTCCGTACCAAGAAAATCCGCATTTTGTGGAAAAAGCTACGGTATTAAATGACATAAAAAAGGTAGTAGAATCATGTGAGTTTGTCGCATTGCTCGAGTTTATTGGCGGTGAACCACTTTTATATCCGGAGTTAGAAGAGCTGTTGCAGGAAGTTTTAAAAATTCCTAATGTAGGTTGTATTCGTTTGTTTACTAACGGGACTGTTGTTCCTAATGAAAAAATATGTGCATTATTAAAGCATCCAAGAATAACCTTGCAGGTTTCAAATTATACGGATACCGTTTCGGAAAGATTAAGAACAAGAATCAGAAGTACAATGGAACAATTAAAGAGCCATGAGATTGATTATATGTATATTTCAAGTACTAACTGGGTGGATTTTACCCCTTTTGATAAAAGAGATGCGGCAATTGAAGAACTGGAAAAAGGCTTTGCCAATTGTTTTATTTCTATTTGCTCCAGACTGCATAACGGTATTTTATATAAATGCCCTCATCAGTATGCGGGAGTCACAGCAGGGAAATTATCCTTGGGGGAAGAAGAACACATAAAAATACATGATTTTAATGCCGGTGAATTAGCGAGCAAACTAGATCAATTTAGTTCGTTATCATATATTAATGCTTGCCGGATGTGCAAAATAAATGCCGGCACCGCAAACGAAATACCTGCGGGGGAACAGATATAG
- a CDS encoding FkbM family methyltransferase, which produces MNKLEAKRHVLETLNMPQCYSYDLSKYIDVNEPVIIYGAGNVGKHTGKIFKEKGIIIYAFLDRMAIPGQLVLDIPVYLPDDNILDASIRKKANVFIAISFYPDEWHKRQEIIEYLKHLGYENISFGYSHLSSLCVPQPFSLEAIDIELSNSGETRILRALDLLQDDHSRSVFASNLRAHRTFDYDLTVNSYNTIQYFKPDVPLKKGYSRFVDCGAMNGDSLVKLLNYYNCDEYYAFEANIKIYDDLSKTVDELKGKIKEKYMTFPLGVGKETNEVNFNIRASGLSYCDLEESKEVDLGYEILETDKIKIVRLDDVLMENNIVPTMIKMDIEGSEIDAIKGCQKIIVNAEPDLAICVYHKVADLWEIPLLLYELVPNYQFYLRSHHLNTWETVLYATL; this is translated from the coding sequence ATGAACAAGCTTGAAGCGAAGAGACATGTTCTCGAAACGTTAAACATGCCGCAATGTTATTCTTATGATTTAAGTAAATATATTGATGTCAATGAACCTGTTATTATTTACGGAGCCGGTAATGTTGGAAAACATACAGGCAAAATATTTAAAGAAAAAGGTATTATCATATATGCTTTTTTAGATAGGATGGCGATTCCCGGTCAATTGGTATTGGATATTCCTGTGTATTTGCCTGACGATAATATTTTGGATGCCAGTATTAGAAAAAAAGCAAATGTTTTTATTGCTATTAGTTTTTACCCTGATGAATGGCATAAACGTCAAGAGATTATAGAGTATTTAAAGCATTTAGGCTATGAAAACATATCATTTGGTTATTCACATCTGTCCTCACTTTGTGTTCCGCAACCGTTCAGCTTGGAGGCTATCGATATAGAACTGTCAAACTCGGGTGAAACAAGGATACTTCGAGCATTAGACTTGTTACAAGATGATCATAGCAGAAGTGTTTTTGCAAGTAATTTACGTGCGCATAGGACGTTTGATTACGATTTGACAGTGAATAGCTATAATACAATACAATATTTTAAACCTGATGTTCCATTGAAGAAAGGATATTCACGGTTTGTTGATTGTGGAGCAATGAACGGCGATTCTTTAGTAAAATTACTAAACTATTATAATTGTGATGAATACTATGCTTTTGAAGCAAATATAAAGATTTATGATGACTTGTCAAAAACTGTAGATGAATTAAAAGGAAAAATAAAAGAAAAATATATGACATTTCCCTTAGGAGTCGGAAAAGAAACTAATGAAGTTAACTTTAATATAAGAGCTTCAGGGTTAAGCTATTGTGATTTGGAAGAAAGCAAAGAAGTTGACCTGGGTTATGAGATTTTAGAAACGGATAAGATAAAAATCGTTCGGCTTGATGACGTATTGATGGAAAATAATATTGTGCCAACTATGATAAAAATGGATATTGAAGGAAGCGAAATAGATGCGATAAAGGGATGTCAAAAGATAATTGTAAACGCAGAGCCGGATTTGGCGATTTGTGTATACCACAAGGTTGCTGACTTATGGGAGATACCGTTATTGCTTTATGAATTAGTGCCAAATTATCAATTCTATTTGCGCAGTCATCATCTAAATACTTGGGAAACAGTTTTATACGCTACGCTATAA
- a CDS encoding glycosyltransferase — protein MKSDYYKEPIVINTDALIPPSPSDDMWKNRKRAYYMYDAPDVPTCSIVVTGYNRLHKTKYCVECILKYTRDVDYELILVDNGSDDGTLDFFQSVPYENKTIIRMTQNKGATLPFKYYINILKGKYIVNISNDIYVTQNWLSNLLKCYQSDPKIGFVEPVSSNVSNLQEVDLGFSDFDDMQKKAAAFNQSDPAKWEERLRLISVINVFLRDVLDNVGINDAAYFYDFIEDDLCARIRRMGYKLVLCRDTWICHDHDFRNLEDKDPVAFQASLEHGRAVYRKKYYGIDPWDDINNFELTLLAQLDTAKIPRAVKALTVDVRCGAPALEIRNRLKRRGITDVASYAFTTAAKYYLDLQTVCSEVQCDRIDFIQQHYANGTFDLVVLGEPVNTYPLPVRLLQNLYDFLKPGGLLLFKVRNTDDYRAFLRSIGMEVASDPDLPASTPLNEVLACLKLFGAVDCTVAGELESISVADQEFLMNKLKAANPNADQATLNRLCIKDYCIKVIRK, from the coding sequence GTGAAAAGCGACTATTATAAAGAGCCAATTGTCATTAATACAGACGCCCTGATACCGCCCTCGCCATCTGATGATATGTGGAAAAACCGTAAAAGAGCCTATTATATGTATGATGCACCAGATGTACCGACATGTTCTATTGTCGTGACGGGATATAACCGTCTGCATAAGACTAAATACTGTGTGGAATGTATCCTAAAATATACCCGGGACGTGGACTACGAGCTCATATTGGTTGATAATGGCAGTGATGACGGGACGTTGGACTTTTTCCAGTCGGTGCCATATGAAAATAAGACGATTATCCGTATGACGCAAAATAAGGGAGCAACGTTGCCGTTTAAATATTATATTAATATTCTAAAAGGAAAATATATTGTCAATATATCTAATGATATTTATGTAACTCAGAATTGGCTAAGCAATCTGCTGAAGTGTTATCAATCTGACCCGAAGATTGGTTTTGTTGAGCCTGTTTCTTCTAATGTGTCCAATTTACAGGAAGTTGATCTTGGCTTTTCTGATTTTGATGATATGCAGAAAAAGGCAGCTGCATTCAATCAAAGTGATCCGGCAAAATGGGAGGAACGCCTCCGGCTCATCAGTGTAATTAACGTTTTCTTACGGGATGTTTTAGACAATGTTGGGATAAATGATGCCGCCTATTTCTATGATTTTATTGAAGATGATCTTTGCGCCCGCATACGGCGCATGGGCTATAAACTTGTCCTCTGCCGCGATACGTGGATTTGTCATGATCATGATTTTCGCAATCTGGAGGATAAAGATCCGGTGGCATTCCAGGCAAGCTTAGAGCACGGACGAGCCGTTTACCGCAAAAAATATTATGGTATCGATCCGTGGGATGATATAAACAACTTCGAACTGACGCTGCTTGCGCAGCTTGATACGGCAAAAATACCAAGAGCGGTAAAAGCACTGACTGTTGACGTACGTTGTGGCGCTCCGGCCTTGGAGATACGCAATCGCCTGAAACGGCGTGGGATTACCGACGTTGCATCATATGCCTTTACCACGGCGGCCAAGTATTATCTTGATCTGCAAACGGTGTGCAGTGAAGTCCAATGTGACAGGATTGATTTTATCCAGCAGCATTATGCCAATGGGACATTTGATCTTGTTGTACTCGGCGAGCCGGTTAATACCTATCCCCTGCCGGTTAGACTTTTACAAAATTTATACGATTTCTTAAAGCCGGGAGGGCTGTTACTTTTTAAGGTCCGCAACACCGATGATTATCGTGCGTTTTTGCGCTCTATCGGTATGGAGGTGGCGTCTGATCCTGATTTGCCTGCGAGCACACCGTTGAACGAGGTCTTGGCGTGTCTGAAACTTTTCGGTGCTGTTGATTGTACTGTTGCTGGTGAATTGGAAAGTATATCCGTTGCTGATCAAGAATTCCTGATGAATAAGCTAAAGGCGGCTAATCCAAATGCTGATCAGGCAACGCTGAATCGGTTATGCATCAAGGATTATTGTATAAAGGTTATCAGGAAGTAG